Proteins from a single region of Lasioglossum baleicum chromosome 1, iyLasBale1, whole genome shotgun sequence:
- the Ksr gene encoding kinase suppressor of ras isoform X5: protein MRQYPSLQQWLRVVGLTQESIKMVCSKANSLEALKEKSEHELGSMLGENNVRHKEELRRLCRALHNLRRYMDVLLKGDMDNSDMTLYWDSWDNHHLRTGASPRLCRSRAARGSIPSEDSIPYHNNNNNLNSDILAQASSVTSLSSTSPPSTPLLQRSGRGIKFPTTPPPCKKHQIGLQNTISQPEVFPLTKSKSHESQLANRLENGDTASSCGNDHVGSVGRRNRLPTETGSCSSNADITGENLLLNSNSPIKSPPYSNAENEDNSFKGTVTSLQVPKSPRTPTVTRGMGHIIAHRFTKTFKMRMTCDYCDKQIFMDTGLKCTECKYKCHRDCESKVPPSCGLPQELFNEFKRSVQGDAMVNVSPILSKPGITSPNHHNSNLLSSRKDRKRSHPHSSVKITFPGADSSSNTSSCNSSTPSSPALLPANTSQTPQAPAKPQFHFPDVLLNDKGVTLETHRIEGTTVSSDSERTVSVSGSGSVSTDSERTPVRVDSQDSQVSDGEPGDSRWPRQNSLSMREWDIPYDELKIGEPIGTGRFGSVYRGYWHGNVAIKVLNMDYYLDDDKTLEAFKLEVATFRKTRHENLVLFMGACMKPPRLAIVTSMSKGMTLYTHIHLRKDKFNMNKTTIIAQQISQGMGYLHARGIIHKDLKSKNIFLENGKVVITDFGLFSVTKLCYGNRKGNALSIPPGWLCYLAPEIVRRLRPQQNRDQEELPFTEASDVYAFGTVWYELLCGEWPFKGQPPEAIIWQVGKGMKQTLANLQASRDVKDILMHCWSYRAESRPDFAKLLTTLEKLPRKRLARSPSHPIHLSRSAESVF, encoded by the exons ATGAGACAGTATCCATCTTTGCAACAATGGTTGCGCGTAGTGGGACTTACGCAAGAGTCTATAAAG ATGGTTTGTTCTAAAGCTAACTCGTTGGAAGCTCTCAAAGAGAAGTCCGAACACGAGTTAGGTAGCATGTTGGGGGAAAATAATGTTAGGCACAAGGAAGAATTACGTAGACTCTGTAGGGCATTGCACAATCTTCGTCGGTATATGG aCGTTCTCTTAAAGGGAGATATGGATAATAGCGATATGACTTTATATTGGGATTCTTGGGATAATCACCATTTGCGTACCGGAGCATCCCCTAGGCTATGCCGGTCCCGTGCAGCCAGAGGTTCTATTCCCTCGGAAGACAGCATTCCATATCATAATAACAACAATAATCTTAACAGTGATATATTAGCGCAAGCTTCTTCCGTTACATCTTTATCGTCAACTAGTCCGCCTTCTACCCCTCTTTTACAAAGGTCAGGACGCG gaATTAAATTTCCAACAACTCCCCCTCCCTGTAAGAAACATCAAATAGGTTTACAGAATACAATATCACAACCAGAAGTATTTCCATTGACTAAGTCAAAATCTCATGAATCGCAATTAGCAAACCGTCTTGAAAATGGAGATACAGCTTCAAG TTGTGGAAACGATCATGTCGGCTCTGTGGGAAGAAGAAATCGTCTACCGACAGAGACAGGATCTTGCAGCAGTAACGCAGACATTACAGGGGAAAATCTGTTGCTGAATAGCAATAGCCCGATTAAGTCACCACCGTACTCTAACGCGGAAAACGAAGACAACAGTTTTAAGGGAACAG TAACAAGTCTCCAAGTGCCAAAGTCACCGCGTACTCCGACTGTAACCCGGGGAATGGGGCATATAATTGCTCACCGCTTTACCAAAACGTTTAAAATGAGAATGACGTGCGATTATTGCGACAAGCAGATATTCATGGACACTGGTTTGAAATGCACAGAGTGTAAATATAAGTGTCATCGAGATTGCGAATCCAAAGTACCACCTTCTTGTGGCCTACCTCAGGAACTCTTCAACGAGTTTAAAAGATCTGTACAAGGCGATG CTATGGTAAATGTTTCTCCGATATTAAGTAAGCCTGGTATTACGTCTCCCAATCACCACAACTCAAATTTATTGAGCTCTCGAAAGGATCGAAAACGATCCCATCCACATTCTTCTGTGAAAATCACTTTTCCG GGCGCGGATTCTAGTTCAAATACCTCGAGCTGTAACAGCTCAACGCCTTCTAGTCCAGCTTTGCTACCTGCCAATACTAGCCAAACTCCACAGGCACCTGCCAAACCACAGTTCCATTTTCCAG ACGTTCTGCTCAATGACAAAGGTGTCACGTTAGAGACCCATCGAATCGAAGGCACAACTGTATCGAGCGATAGCGAAAGAACAGTGAGCGTGTCCGGATCTGGTAGCGTCAGCACAGATTCCGAACGAACACCCGTTAGAGTTGATTCCCAAGATTCTCAAGTCTCCGATGGAGAACCAGGTGACAGTCGTTGGCCACGACAGAATAGT TTGTCGATGCGAGAATGGGACATTCCTTACGATGAGTTGAAAATTGGCGAACCTATAGGTACTGGAAGATTTGGTAGCGTGTACAGAGGCTATTGGCATGGTAATGTTGCAATTAAAGTCCTGAACATGGACTATTATTTAGACGATGATAAAACATTGGAAGCATTCAAGTTGGAG GTGGCTACATTCCGAAAAACTAGACATGAAAATCTGGTTTTATTTATGGGAGCTTGCATGAAGCCTCCTCGCTTGGCGATAGTGACTAGTATGAGCAAAGGCATGACTCTTTACACTCATATTCATCTGCGTAAAGATAAGTTTaatatgaataaaaccactatcATCGCTCAACAGATTTCTCAG GGAATGGGATATCTTCATGCTCGTGGCATAATTCACAAAGATCTCAAGagcaaaaacatatttttagaaAACGGGAAAGTTGTAATAACGGATTTCGGATTGTTTAGTGTAACAAAGCTTTGTTATGGAAACAG AAAAGGGAATGCATTGAGTATACCACCTGGATGGTTATGTTATTTAGCTCCTGAAATTGTTCGACGACTAAGACCGCAACAAAACCGGGATCAGGAAGAGTTACCCTTTACGGAAGCTTCTGACGTTTATGCATTTGG GACTGTATGGTATGAGCTTTTATGCGGAGAGTGGCCCTTTAAAGGACAGCCTCCCGAAGCGATCATCTGGCAAGTCGGCAAAGGGATGAAGCAAACTTTAGCTAATTTACAAGCCTCCCGTGATGTAAAg GACATCTTAATGCATTGCTGGTCATACCGCGCAGAAAGTCGACCCGACTTCGCAAAATTGTTAACTACTCTGGAAAAGCTGCCTCGCAAAAGGTTAGCACGTAGTCCTTCTCATCCTATACATCTTTCTCGTTCTGCAGAATCCGTGTTTTGA